In Desulfovibrio sp., the genomic stretch GTACGCATTCTCGATTACCAAGGGCAGACCGTTGGTGTCGGGTTGGCCAACTACGATTCAGAAGAGCTCAAAAAAATCATGGGGCTCAAATCTAGCAAGATAGCCCAAGTTCTGGGGCAGGCCTCGTATCCAGAGGCTGTCCACCGCGACAACATGGTTCTGGACGCTGCCCTCTAAGAGCTTGGAAAAGCCCGGGACCTTGTTTTCAAAAAGATTTCATCTCCCGCGATCCCTTGTCTTGCGAAGGCAGGAAGGACCTCCAGGCGCGGCGCCATTGTCGAGCACGAAGTGTGCGACACGTTGCTGTGGATCATGCCCAAGTCATACTGCGGTCGTTCTCGAGAAGATGATTACCCGGCTTCTCCCTCCGTGAGCGCTTCACGGCAGACCTGCCTCCAGGTCTCCAGACGTCCGGCCACGCCCGCGTTGCTCAAATATTCCATATCCATGATGTGCTTGGCGTAGTCGGGGTTGATGACCACGAGTTCGTGCTCCAGAACATTGGCCACATGCACGGCGGTCAGAACTGACATCCCCGTGACCCCCTGGGCCTGTGGCTCATGGTGAAAGACCACGGCTTCGAGCACACTGTCCGAAAGCCCCCACAAGCCGAGCAGGTAGGCGCCCGCCTGGGGATGACCGGCGCCGAGCTCCCGGGTTTCAACCAGGTCAATGGGAACGTTTTCGTTCCTGGCCGTTTCCACAACCCGCAGATAGTCGGCCGTGAGTTTGTCAGCCAGGACAAACTTCCCCAGATCATGGAGCATCCCGGCAATGTAGCTGTCGTCTTGAGCTTCCGGGGACAGCCCTTCCAGCATGGCTATGCGTCGGGCCAGGCGGGCCGTGGCCAGGCTGTGCTCCCAGAGCTTTGGAAAGGAAAAAGAGGGGATTTTCCTGGTGTCGAAAATTTTTAAAAGCTGCAGCCCGACCACCAGACCCTTGATGGTTTCCATTCCGAGCAGGGTCACGGCCTGGTCCAGGCTTCGCACCTTCACCCTGGGACCGAAAAATGAGGAATTCACCAGCTTGAGAATGTCCGCGCTCAAGGCAACGTCCTTGGCGATAACGGCGGATATGGCCTCCACCGGTGCGGACTCGTCATCGAGCACCTTCAGCAGCGCCTCGTAGATGGCGGGCTGGGCGGGCAAGGAGTCGATCTTGCCGATGATGGATTTTATCTCGTGTGAGAGGATCATGTCCCGCAGACAGCAGCCCCGCTCGATCACTTTGATTAACTGGTCGGCCGAGACCGGCTTGGTCAGGAATTGATGCGCTTCAGGCACGGAGCGCAGGATGCTTCGTTGGTTTGATTCACCGGAGAGAACCAGGCGCATCATCCAGGGGTATTGCTTTCTCACTGTTCGCAGGAGGCGGCGTCCATCCATGCCTGGCATGCGCATGTCGGCCACGATCACGTCGTGGCGCTGACTGGAAAGCAGGTTTAAAGCTTCGTCCCCGGAGCG encodes the following:
- a CDS encoding HDOD domain-containing protein; the encoded protein is MKKRILFVDDDQQLLTSIRRMLWGAQDRWEMNFLRSGDEALNLLSSQRHDVIVADMRMPGMDGRRLLRTVRKQYPWMMRLVLSGESNQRSILRSVPEAHQFLTKPVSADQLIKVIERGCCLRDMILSHEIKSIIGKIDSLPAQPAIYEALLKVLDDESAPVEAISAVIAKDVALSADILKLVNSSFFGPRVKVRSLDQAVTLLGMETIKGLVVGLQLLKIFDTRKIPSFSFPKLWEHSLATARLARRIAMLEGLSPEAQDDSYIAGMLHDLGKFVLADKLTADYLRVVETARNENVPIDLVETRELGAGHPQAGAYLLGLWGLSDSVLEAVVFHHEPQAQGVTGMSVLTAVHVANVLEHELVVINPDYAKHIMDMEYLSNAGVAGRLETWRQVCREALTEGEAG